One region of Verrucomicrobiia bacterium genomic DNA includes:
- a CDS encoding Mur ligase family protein translates to MRAIVRQFVLSVMWGAVKRRFKAENPYVIAVTGSVGKTSTKEAIATMLEAAGKPVVKTIANLATDTGIPLSLLGFGEKVRGGSAWIKVIIRSLTAMFPAPAAKPYWVLEYSSDKPGDLAFLGKRVPVDVVVVTSGGPVHMEYYKTQEAVVAELADLLNYRRSGGYVVINGDDPFLKEATWPEETVTFGVAGLTKNQAKVDIRGKVTNLTPKGMSCEFSSDTKVSAESLIRNTQGVLEATVAVVGKQQLAPLVAAVAIGAKEGLMPNDLKKGVEAYQVPAGRGRLIAGIKDVTIVDDSANASPEAAVAGVAMLRPWAQGRRTVAILGTMNEMGEVAVEAHQEVAAAAAKSVDFFVALGQFADEMVDAAKKAGMPGHHVLGFDTPEKLFTHLDQIVERNDIIYVKASQNGMRLERLVKRLMAKPDTAAELLVRQSNAWKE, encoded by the coding sequence ATGAGAGCCATCGTCCGCCAGTTTGTCTTGTCTGTTATGTGGGGCGCCGTAAAGCGCCGTTTTAAGGCTGAGAATCCCTATGTCATTGCAGTGACTGGGAGCGTGGGAAAGACATCCACCAAAGAGGCTATTGCCACTATGCTAGAGGCTGCAGGGAAGCCGGTGGTGAAAACCATTGCCAACTTGGCAACCGATACGGGCATCCCTTTGTCCCTCCTTGGCTTTGGCGAAAAAGTACGGGGCGGTAGCGCGTGGATTAAGGTTATCATTCGCTCACTCACCGCAATGTTTCCTGCCCCAGCGGCAAAACCGTACTGGGTGCTTGAGTACTCTTCCGACAAGCCCGGCGACTTGGCATTTTTAGGCAAGCGCGTACCGGTAGACGTAGTGGTGGTTACTTCTGGTGGCCCTGTGCATATGGAGTATTACAAAACTCAGGAAGCGGTGGTGGCGGAGCTGGCGGATCTTCTCAACTACCGTCGTTCTGGTGGGTATGTTGTCATAAATGGCGACGACCCATTCCTGAAAGAAGCGACCTGGCCCGAAGAAACTGTTACCTTTGGCGTTGCCGGCCTTACCAAGAACCAAGCCAAGGTGGATATACGCGGCAAAGTTACCAATCTCACTCCCAAGGGAATGAGTTGCGAATTTAGCTCGGACACCAAGGTATCGGCAGAATCGCTTATCCGGAATACCCAGGGTGTACTTGAAGCCACGGTGGCAGTAGTAGGTAAACAGCAACTGGCGCCACTCGTAGCAGCCGTGGCTATTGGGGCGAAAGAGGGCCTCATGCCTAACGACCTCAAAAAGGGAGTGGAAGCGTACCAGGTTCCTGCAGGGCGTGGCCGCCTTATTGCGGGCATAAAGGATGTCACTATTGTGGATGATTCCGCTAACGCTTCTCCTGAGGCTGCCGTGGCTGGCGTGGCCATGTTGCGTCCTTGGGCCCAGGGCCGGCGCACGGTCGCCATCCTTGGCACCATGAACGAAATGGGGGAGGTGGCTGTTGAGGCACACCAGGAAGTGGCAGCTGCCGCCGCAAAGTCAGTGGATTTCTTTGTGGCACTCGGCCAGTTTGCCGATGAAATGGTTGATGCGGCCAAAAAAGCCGGTATGCCCGGCCATCATGTGTTGGGCTTTGATACGCCAGAAAAACTCTTTACCCATCTGGATCAGATCGTAGAGAGGAATGATATTATTTATGTGAAAGCATCGCAGAACGGCATGCGCCTTGAACGCCTTGTGAAGCGTCTCATGGCAAAGCCTGATACTGCTGCAGAGCTTCTCGTCCGTCAGTCTAACGCTTGGAAGGAATAA
- the ftsW gene encoding putative lipid II flippase FtsW — MTTTALRRKRADITIIITVIAMTLFGIVMIYSASVILGHEIFRDGQLFFKKQILSALIGVTAMVVMANIDYRIWQKYAAWMLGITLVLLLSVFFLSRGEINGAHRWVDIGPLSFQPSELGKLTFLMYVSAWLARRQEQMHDIVGTFLPFAAVLTIISFLLLKQPDFGTLAVFFAAAVSIYLVAGMTWQQFVLGSSGVCLALLAILSEPYRRARITTFLNPTSDTSGISWHVNNIAIAIGSGGWFGLGFGASGQKRLFLPEPHTDSIFAVITEELGFMVGALVVVAFIFLAYRGFRIALRSQDVFGRLLAVGITSWFAFQAFLNLGSMAHLVPLVGVPLPFISYGGTNLIISLAAIGVLLNISRQGSDEPVKNEAPERRNSAVDRRAEARRTADRRRAA; from the coding sequence ATGACAACCACTGCCTTGCGGCGGAAGCGTGCCGATATCACCATTATCATTACCGTCATTGCGATGACGCTTTTTGGTATCGTCATGATTTACTCTGCCTCAGTCATCTTGGGTCATGAGATTTTCCGTGATGGCCAGCTCTTCTTTAAGAAGCAAATTCTTTCCGCACTTATTGGCGTGACTGCCATGGTGGTGATGGCCAACATCGACTACCGCATTTGGCAGAAGTACGCGGCATGGATGCTTGGCATCACCCTTGTACTGCTCTTGAGTGTGTTTTTCCTCTCACGGGGAGAAATCAACGGCGCACACCGTTGGGTTGATATTGGGCCTCTCAGCTTTCAGCCTTCTGAGTTGGGAAAGCTGACATTCCTCATGTATGTGTCAGCGTGGTTGGCGAGGCGCCAGGAACAAATGCATGACATAGTTGGCACTTTCCTGCCTTTTGCTGCCGTCCTTACCATCATCTCTTTCCTGCTTCTTAAGCAGCCCGACTTTGGCACGCTGGCCGTTTTCTTTGCGGCTGCAGTATCCATTTACCTCGTGGCTGGGATGACCTGGCAGCAGTTTGTCTTGGGCTCGAGTGGTGTCTGTCTGGCGCTCCTGGCAATTCTGTCCGAGCCGTACCGCCGTGCCCGCATTACCACCTTCCTTAACCCTACTTCTGACACGAGCGGTATTAGTTGGCATGTGAATAACATTGCCATTGCCATTGGTTCAGGTGGATGGTTTGGCCTGGGCTTTGGGGCAAGTGGCCAGAAGCGGCTTTTCCTTCCTGAACCACACACAGACTCTATTTTTGCGGTCATTACGGAGGAGCTTGGCTTTATGGTTGGCGCCCTAGTAGTGGTGGCTTTCATCTTTTTGGCCTACCGCGGCTTTAGGATTGCGCTGCGTTCCCAAGATGTGTTTGGGCGCCTGCTTGCAGTGGGCATTACCAGTTGGTTTGCTTTCCAAGCCTTTTTGAACCTAGGATCCATGGCGCACTTGGTGCCATTGGTGGGTGTGCCGCTTCCGTTCATTAGCTATGGTGGAACCAACCTCATCATCTCCTTGGCGGCTATTGGCGTGCTTCTTAATATCTCCCGTCAGGGGAGTGATGAACCTGTAAAGAACGAGGCGCCAGAGCGGCGGAATTCAGCGGTAGACCGGCGTGCTGAAGCCCGTCGTACTGCTGACCGGCGGAGGGCGGCGTGA
- the murD gene encoding UDP-N-acetylmuramoyl-L-alanine--D-glutamate ligase has product MNGTSALQALRGKRIGVLGYGVNHHHLVPWLTRQGFSVTVRDKNEKVTSEIEGVTWDIRADILSDLDQFDVIFRSPSIPYYDAAIQKAVQKGIVITSQTKLFFQLAPCEIIGVTGSKGKGTTATLLSHMLTAGYTKGKTYLAGNIGVDPFSFVDDLEEDDLVVLELSSFQLTDMHMSPHVAIALHVVPEHLEHHKTFSAYQAAKVNILAHQRPTDLAIVNGEYADMAPFFAAVQGRVLRYTRHIPQREAAWVENLDGQEVIFVQQGNGLESIDITGRVLLGDHNLENILPATLAALHYGVSPARIAEKVVAFKGLEHRLSLVGTYNGVSFYDDSIATTPESAVVAMEAFPGRRIHALLGGKTEGQPLDAVVRAALERCATVSLIPGKDTPALEKLFRKTAKQRRDCECLLLTGAKEPIMETILSGIHPHLKPGDVVLLSPATKSFDFFKDYKDRGEQFVKAVRNRYEP; this is encoded by the coding sequence ATGAATGGGACGAGTGCGCTGCAGGCGCTCCGCGGGAAGAGAATTGGTGTCCTGGGGTACGGCGTAAACCATCACCACCTGGTGCCATGGCTTACCCGCCAGGGCTTTTCGGTGACCGTGCGTGACAAGAACGAAAAGGTTACTTCGGAAATAGAGGGGGTCACGTGGGATATCCGCGCGGACATTCTTTCTGATCTTGATCAGTTCGATGTCATTTTCAGAAGCCCCTCCATTCCCTACTACGACGCCGCAATCCAGAAAGCCGTACAGAAGGGTATTGTCATTACCTCCCAAACGAAGCTTTTTTTCCAGCTGGCTCCGTGTGAGATTATTGGGGTGACTGGTTCAAAGGGTAAGGGGACAACGGCTACGCTGCTTTCCCATATGCTGACTGCCGGGTATACCAAAGGGAAGACGTACTTGGCGGGCAACATTGGTGTGGACCCATTCTCGTTTGTAGATGATTTGGAGGAAGATGACCTGGTTGTGTTGGAGCTCTCAAGTTTTCAACTTACCGATATGCACATGAGCCCGCACGTGGCCATTGCCCTCCATGTTGTGCCTGAGCACCTCGAGCACCACAAGACTTTCTCCGCGTACCAAGCGGCTAAGGTAAACATCTTGGCGCACCAGCGCCCCACAGACCTGGCGATTGTGAATGGGGAATATGCAGATATGGCCCCCTTCTTTGCTGCCGTGCAGGGACGGGTACTTAGGTATACCCGCCATATCCCTCAGCGCGAAGCGGCATGGGTAGAGAACCTGGATGGCCAGGAGGTTATTTTCGTACAGCAGGGCAACGGCTTGGAATCCATCGACATTACGGGTCGTGTCCTCTTGGGTGACCACAACCTGGAGAACATCCTTCCCGCTACCCTTGCCGCTCTGCACTATGGGGTTTCACCTGCCCGGATTGCTGAAAAAGTAGTTGCGTTTAAGGGGTTGGAGCATCGCCTTTCCTTGGTGGGAACATACAACGGCGTTTCGTTTTATGATGACAGCATTGCTACCACGCCAGAGTCTGCCGTGGTTGCCATGGAAGCTTTCCCAGGGAGGCGTATCCACGCCTTGCTAGGTGGTAAGACCGAGGGGCAGCCCCTTGATGCCGTGGTGCGTGCGGCTTTGGAGCGTTGCGCTACTGTTAGCCTTATTCCAGGTAAGGATACGCCGGCGTTAGAGAAATTATTCCGTAAGACCGCCAAACAGCGCCGTGACTGTGAGTGCCTACTGCTTACTGGGGCAAAGGAGCCTATAATGGAGACGATCCTTTCCGGCATCCATCCTCACCTTAAACCCGGGGATGTTGTACTCCTCTCTCCTGCTACCAAAAGTTTCGACTTTTTTAAGGATTACAAAGACAGGGGGGAACAGTTTGTGAAAGCAGTGCGCAACCGTTACGAACCATAA
- a CDS encoding UDP-N-acetylglucosamine--N-acetylmuramyl-(pentapeptide) pyrophosphoryl-undecaprenol N-acetylglucosamine transferase: MKPEKERHILFVGGGTGGHIAPLLAVLGAVHDTAERKEYPVKLSYVGLPTDLESPLVKGSKLPFAKHMVHSGKLHRHMTLNHFSQVKGLMAGLREARILLKKLKPDVVFAKGGGSTIPVALAAARMRIPIVCHESDANPGLAIRFIAKFAKVVCTAYPAKVYTQLPRRRIVHTGQPVRDIFYIQAKTLPNIEGEVLDPKKPLISVVCGSQGSRRVNQLVSEVWEKLLDDFQVVHVTGPHEHALYTEKRKQLSKFQRSRLHVVSFLTDELPALYQKSAVVISRSGGSIAELAASRACSILIPLSTAAQNHQWANARVVVGAGAAVALDETTATPQELEKLIRELMSDEREQTGLRAAIGHFDYPDAALRMADLLLDA, from the coding sequence GTGAAACCTGAGAAGGAGCGCCACATTCTCTTTGTCGGCGGGGGAACAGGCGGGCATATTGCGCCGCTTTTGGCAGTCTTAGGGGCGGTACATGACACTGCCGAGCGGAAAGAGTATCCGGTAAAACTGAGCTACGTAGGTTTGCCTACAGACCTGGAGTCACCTTTAGTCAAAGGGTCAAAGCTTCCTTTTGCCAAGCACATGGTGCATTCCGGAAAACTGCACCGGCACATGACGCTTAACCACTTCTCCCAGGTAAAGGGGCTGATGGCAGGCTTGAGAGAGGCGCGAATCCTCCTTAAGAAGCTAAAACCAGACGTGGTGTTTGCCAAGGGTGGCGGCAGTACTATCCCTGTTGCCTTGGCGGCCGCCCGCATGCGCATCCCTATTGTCTGTCATGAGTCCGATGCAAATCCCGGCCTTGCCATACGGTTCATTGCCAAGTTTGCTAAAGTGGTTTGTACCGCATACCCCGCCAAGGTGTACACGCAGCTCCCTCGCCGCCGGATAGTCCATACGGGGCAGCCGGTGCGTGACATCTTTTATATTCAGGCAAAGACTTTGCCGAATATTGAGGGGGAGGTGCTGGACCCTAAAAAGCCTCTTATTTCCGTGGTGTGTGGCAGTCAAGGTTCACGGCGGGTCAACCAGTTGGTGAGTGAAGTTTGGGAAAAGCTTTTGGATGATTTCCAAGTAGTCCATGTGACAGGCCCTCACGAGCATGCGTTGTATACGGAAAAGCGGAAACAGCTTTCCAAGTTCCAGAGGTCGAGGCTGCACGTTGTTTCTTTCTTGACCGATGAGCTGCCAGCGCTGTACCAAAAAAGCGCGGTAGTTATTAGTCGCTCAGGAGGAAGCATTGCGGAGTTGGCTGCTTCACGTGCCTGCTCTATCTTGATCCCGCTTTCCACAGCTGCCCAAAACCATCAGTGGGCAAACGCCCGTGTCGTAGTAGGGGCGGGTGCAGCCGTGGCGTTGGATGAGACAACTGCTACTCCCCAGGAATTAGAGAAGCTAATTCGGGAGCTCATGAGTGACGAGCGGGAGCAGACTGGCTTACGCGCCGCCATTGGCCACTTTGACTATCCCGATGCCGCCCTGCGCATGGCGGATCTGCTTCTCGACGCCTAA
- a CDS encoding phospho-N-acetylmuramoyl-pentapeptide-transferase, whose translation MAVLTIPTQDLKETVLFVVASFVIAILVAPILTNFLYKNRLGKRLRQHGADGKAAPIFSKLHESKAGTPVMGGLLFWVTTAVLTALFHLDRGQTWLPIFALVSAGIIGGVDDIMNVMGKGSNGGGLRLKHKFWVYAAVAAVGAWWFYSKLGFSSVGIPGIGNFDIGLWYIPLFIGTVIFVAFSMNQTDGLDGLAGGVSLLAFFVFLFIALVQGKVHLAVFCATMLGSLLAFLWFNIHPARFFMGDTGSMALGMTLPILAFLTNSVVLLPFILLIPLLEGLSTVIQITSKRLFKRKVFLVAPIHHHFEAIGWPEARVTMRFWVIAAVGCAAGLMLALVQ comes from the coding sequence ATGGCGGTACTCACCATCCCCACACAAGATCTGAAAGAGACCGTACTTTTCGTGGTCGCCTCCTTTGTCATTGCCATACTCGTGGCGCCGATTCTTACCAATTTCCTCTACAAGAACCGGTTGGGTAAGCGGCTCCGTCAACATGGTGCAGATGGCAAGGCAGCCCCTATTTTCTCCAAGCTCCATGAGTCAAAAGCAGGGACCCCAGTAATGGGTGGCCTGTTGTTTTGGGTTACCACTGCGGTTCTTACTGCACTCTTCCACTTGGACCGCGGACAGACCTGGCTCCCTATTTTCGCCTTGGTTTCCGCAGGGATCATTGGTGGTGTTGATGACATCATGAATGTGATGGGAAAGGGCTCCAATGGTGGTGGGCTGCGCCTGAAGCATAAGTTCTGGGTCTATGCTGCCGTTGCTGCCGTTGGTGCCTGGTGGTTCTACAGTAAATTAGGTTTTAGCAGCGTAGGTATCCCTGGTATCGGCAACTTTGATATTGGGCTTTGGTACATCCCACTCTTTATCGGGACCGTCATTTTTGTGGCATTCAGCATGAACCAAACCGATGGCTTGGATGGCTTGGCGGGAGGTGTATCTCTCCTAGCTTTCTTTGTCTTCCTCTTCATTGCATTGGTCCAGGGAAAGGTCCACTTGGCCGTTTTCTGCGCCACCATGCTGGGCTCGCTCCTTGCTTTCCTATGGTTTAACATTCACCCTGCCCGCTTTTTCATGGGGGATACGGGGAGTATGGCCCTGGGCATGACCCTGCCCATTTTGGCCTTCCTTACCAATAGCGTTGTGCTTCTGCCGTTTATCTTGCTTATCCCGCTCTTGGAAGGGCTTTCTACCGTAATCCAAATTACCTCCAAAAGGCTCTTTAAGCGGAAAGTCTTCTTAGTGGCACCCATCCATCACCATTTTGAAGCAATCGGCTGGCCTGAGGCCCGCGTGACCATGCGTTTTTGGGTCATAGCCGCCGTTGGTTGTGCTGCAGGCCTCATGTTAGCCCTTGTCCAATGA